The following coding sequences lie in one Myxococcus xanthus genomic window:
- a CDS encoding M16 family metallopeptidase, giving the protein MTTHSIRTRLVAPALMVLGMLSAPAFAAAPVPAPTKEAPPAAAAPKPFKVPVRTEFKLDNGLEVSLLPYGDMPKVAIQLAIDTGNIHEKATETWLADLTGKLLSEGTTTRSAEQIAQAAAQLGGSLNIGTTMDQTFVGLEVLSESAPDAVALIADVIQNPAFPPAEVERVKGDLVREMAIYKSRPGTLADERLLQSLYGDHPYGRYFPPEAQLKGYTPEAVRAHYDANIGAARARLYVVGRFESASVEKAIRAAFTGWKAGPARLQNVPKQKVAKAVQFIDRPGSVQSTVRVAVKGLPPSSPDYVKQTVLNTLLGGYFSSRITANIREAKGYTYSPYSDVSTHLEDAYWVQNADVTTAVTGESLKEILKEVATLRKTPPPADELSAVQSYLAGSFLLQNSSRGGIINQLRFVDLHGLPDSYLQNYVQSVMAVTPEQVQQLAAKMLAREAMTFIVVGDQKVVAPQLKVVSPALK; this is encoded by the coding sequence ATGACCACGCACTCAATTCGCACCCGCCTTGTCGCGCCCGCGCTGATGGTGCTCGGGATGCTGTCCGCGCCTGCCTTCGCGGCCGCTCCCGTCCCGGCGCCCACCAAGGAAGCGCCTCCGGCCGCCGCCGCGCCCAAGCCCTTCAAGGTCCCCGTCCGCACGGAGTTCAAGCTCGACAACGGGCTGGAAGTCTCGCTGCTGCCCTACGGCGACATGCCGAAGGTCGCCATCCAGCTGGCCATCGACACCGGCAACATCCACGAGAAGGCCACGGAGACGTGGCTGGCGGACCTGACCGGCAAGCTGCTGTCGGAGGGCACCACCACCCGCTCCGCGGAGCAGATTGCCCAGGCGGCCGCGCAGCTGGGTGGTTCGCTCAACATCGGCACCACGATGGACCAGACCTTCGTCGGCCTGGAGGTCCTCTCCGAGTCGGCGCCGGACGCCGTGGCCCTCATCGCGGACGTCATCCAGAACCCGGCCTTCCCGCCGGCGGAGGTCGAGCGCGTCAAGGGAGACCTCGTGCGGGAGATGGCCATCTACAAGAGCCGGCCGGGCACGCTCGCCGACGAGCGGCTGCTCCAGTCGCTCTATGGTGACCACCCGTATGGCCGCTACTTCCCGCCGGAGGCGCAGCTCAAGGGCTACACGCCGGAGGCCGTCCGCGCGCACTACGACGCCAACATCGGCGCGGCCCGGGCGCGGCTGTACGTCGTCGGCCGGTTCGAGTCGGCGTCGGTGGAGAAGGCCATCCGGGCCGCGTTCACCGGCTGGAAGGCCGGCCCGGCGCGGCTCCAGAACGTGCCCAAGCAGAAGGTGGCGAAGGCGGTCCAGTTCATCGACCGCCCCGGCTCGGTGCAGTCCACGGTGCGCGTGGCGGTGAAGGGCCTGCCGCCCTCCAGCCCGGACTACGTCAAACAGACGGTGCTGAACACGTTGCTCGGCGGCTACTTCAGCTCGCGCATCACCGCGAACATCCGCGAGGCGAAGGGCTACACGTATTCGCCCTACAGCGACGTGTCCACGCACCTGGAGGACGCCTACTGGGTGCAGAACGCGGACGTGACGACGGCCGTCACGGGCGAGTCGCTGAAGGAAATCCTCAAGGAGGTGGCCACCCTGCGCAAGACGCCGCCGCCCGCCGACGAGCTGAGCGCAGTCCAGAGCTACCTGGCGGGCTCCTTCCTGCTCCAGAACTCGTCGCGCGGCGGCATCATCAACCAGCTCCGCTTCGTGGACCTGCACGGCCTGCCGGATTCGTATCTGCAGAACTACGTGCAGTCGGTGATGGCCGTCACGCCGGAGCAGGTGCAGCAATTGGCCGCGAAGATGCTGGCGCGTGAGGCGATGACCTTCATCGTCGTGGGCGACCAGAAGGTGGTGGCGCCGCAGCTGAAGGTCGTGTCCCCCGCGCTGAAGTAA
- a CDS encoding glycosyl hydrolase family 18 protein, translating to MAMVLASGGSAAWAAQAEARPPAAVVDRDEGVPPERVSVTTNWIYRDAMEAPWQDYSWAPHSLTNTSPVAAGRYSISVTMRSREALYFNTSPLTSNAGMTLTLSVHGGTSGNNAVVLARAVVNGGITPGTELGPYCTGGRIRANTWTTCTVPISVLAPQGARLTGLVLQEGQGLSLPTLYFDELGVRMAEPPPPVGVAINPSSATVPAGGTQAFTATVTGSTNTAVTWSVQEGAAGGTITQAGLYTAPSTAGTYRVVATSQAAPTKSAVATVTVQSAPPPSGKWVSGYYTGWNSDLYPPEKVDFSALTHILVGRVTPNPDGTVNTQFDNSNGPAIARTLSTRAHAAGRKAIIMVGGAGEHDGWVGAASNANRARFVQNLLNAVDTFGYDGLDLNWEPVEQVDKPALLALIQALRAARPQMLLTMPIGWVNSNFPEDADPWFTNLVPHLDQMNVMTYEMTGPWGGWLSWYTSALTGESGNHPTSVSASLSAWANAGIPKSKLGMGIPFYGMAWRNITGPYQPYTDWSDYVGSDNSFTYSKILQLSATGVYHWDEAAKASYVTFDVPVEDGTVRWISYDSPQAIAAKGAFAHDNGYGGTIIWTINQGCTNPQTGANPLLDAVKGAFLP from the coding sequence ATGGCCATGGTCCTGGCTTCTGGCGGCAGCGCGGCTTGGGCCGCCCAGGCGGAAGCAAGGCCTCCCGCGGCAGTGGTTGACCGGGATGAAGGCGTTCCCCCCGAGCGGGTCTCCGTCACGACGAATTGGATCTACCGCGACGCCATGGAAGCACCGTGGCAGGACTACTCCTGGGCCCCCCACTCCCTCACCAACACCTCCCCCGTCGCGGCGGGGCGCTACTCCATCTCCGTGACGATGCGCTCCAGAGAGGCGCTGTATTTCAATACATCGCCGCTCACCTCGAACGCGGGGATGACGCTCACCCTGAGCGTGCATGGCGGGACGTCCGGCAACAACGCCGTGGTGCTGGCCCGGGCCGTGGTGAACGGCGGCATCACGCCCGGTACCGAGCTGGGGCCCTACTGCACCGGAGGCCGTATCCGCGCCAATACCTGGACGACGTGCACCGTTCCCATCTCCGTCCTGGCGCCGCAGGGGGCACGACTGACGGGCCTGGTGCTCCAGGAAGGCCAGGGATTGAGCCTGCCCACGCTCTACTTCGACGAGCTGGGCGTGCGCATGGCCGAGCCGCCTCCGCCGGTGGGAGTGGCCATCAACCCCTCCTCCGCCACGGTTCCGGCCGGGGGGACGCAGGCCTTCACGGCCACGGTGACGGGCAGCACCAACACGGCGGTGACGTGGTCCGTGCAAGAGGGCGCGGCAGGAGGCACCATCACCCAGGCGGGCCTGTACACCGCCCCGTCCACCGCAGGGACGTACCGCGTGGTGGCGACGAGCCAGGCCGCCCCCACGAAGTCGGCGGTGGCCACCGTCACCGTCCAGAGCGCGCCGCCGCCGAGCGGCAAGTGGGTGTCGGGCTACTACACCGGCTGGAACTCGGACCTGTACCCGCCGGAGAAGGTGGACTTCTCCGCGCTCACGCACATCCTCGTCGGCCGCGTCACTCCCAATCCGGATGGGACGGTGAACACCCAGTTCGACAACTCGAATGGCCCGGCCATCGCGCGGACACTGTCCACGCGGGCGCACGCGGCCGGACGCAAGGCCATCATCATGGTGGGCGGCGCGGGTGAGCACGACGGCTGGGTGGGCGCGGCGTCCAACGCGAACCGCGCCCGGTTCGTCCAGAACCTGCTCAACGCGGTGGATACCTTTGGCTATGACGGCCTGGACCTCAACTGGGAGCCGGTGGAACAGGTGGACAAGCCGGCGTTGCTCGCGCTGATACAGGCGCTGCGCGCGGCCCGGCCGCAGATGCTGCTCACCATGCCCATCGGATGGGTCAACAGCAACTTCCCCGAGGATGCGGACCCGTGGTTCACCAACCTGGTCCCCCACCTGGACCAGATGAACGTGATGACCTACGAGATGACGGGCCCCTGGGGCGGCTGGCTGTCCTGGTACACCTCCGCGCTCACGGGAGAGTCGGGCAACCACCCCACGTCTGTGTCCGCCAGCCTCAGCGCCTGGGCCAACGCGGGCATCCCCAAGAGCAAGCTGGGCATGGGCATCCCGTTCTATGGCATGGCGTGGCGGAACATCACCGGCCCGTATCAGCCGTACACGGACTGGTCCGACTACGTGGGCAGCGACAATTCCTTCACATACAGCAAGATTCTCCAGCTGTCGGCGACGGGCGTCTACCACTGGGACGAAGCGGCGAAGGCCAGCTACGTCACCTTCGACGTCCCCGTGGAGGACGGCACGGTGCGGTGGATTTCGTATGACTCACCGCAAGCCATTGCCGCCAAGGGCGCCTTCGCCCATGACAACGGCTACGGAGGCACCATCATCTGGACCATCAACCAGGGATGCACCAATCCGCAGACCGGCGCCAATCCGCTGCTCGACGCGGTGAAGGGCGCCTTCCTGCCATGA